In Gossypium arboreum isolate Shixiya-1 chromosome 3, ASM2569848v2, whole genome shotgun sequence, the sequence ctcccttcttcctcttttacatgatttttgaatggctttttatagccatcttttacatgattttctatttttttttctattttgtaggtggtggtggtagacaatgggaggaaaaatggggcaagtgggaaagtggttaggtggctaggttttttatcttttttgttaggttttttttttttctttttttttttggggttagattttttggggtaagttttttttttttttttttttctttgttttttttgggttaggttttttttgggggcttaatgggcttttgaattgggtttgggtagatgtaaatgggtcatgggttaagggttttagtgggtttagaggtttggttgggttttcatataattggtaAGGCAATTTAGGCTTCTACACTATCAATGCCATAATAGCACAATGTTAATTTGGAAATATAAGTTCAGGGCCATTCAGGTTAAAAAATTAGGACCCAACTAAATACAAATAAGTTTagaagttaaaatatatattcttctattttaaaatctaaaaaaaattcttaaaagaaaataaaaaattaatcacTGAAACTCATATTAATTACGGAAAGAATAGATGAGCTTATGATACCTTTTAACCTTTAAATTAATCCTATTAATAGAAAAAAAGTCCAGATTATAAGATTTACAGGTGTCAGCATCACAAGCGTTGGTTAAAACTGTCACGTCAGGCTAAGAGAAATATAGAAGCCTAAAAAGCGAGCTTTACCTTTCAAAAATATCTCCGATCTTTTGCACAAAATATCTTCTCTTTGCATATATATCCACATGTTTTGTCGCCATAATGAAACAACACATTAGTTCCCGAACATTCCCGATTCAAATCAATCAAACAAATTCCCCAGATATTTTCTTCCTCCACGTTccattttctttatatatatttcatgTTCAATCCTTTTCATGTTTGGATTAACACCATCATCGGTTTTAAGTTTTCAGCACTCGTTCTTAAATATCTGGTTGTTTTTCTGTTGGGAAAAAAAAGTTGAGTCGGTGATGATGGAGGGTGAACCTGCTTTACCTTCTTATTATAATGTTCTGGGGGTCAAGGTTGATGCTTCTATTCAAGATATCAAGCGTGCTTATCGAAAGCTTGCAATGGTAAGCTTTTTCCTTTTTCAACATTGAACCAATGATctctgggttttttttttttatatatagcaCCCGTGCAGTTGTATAAGAAGTTTGAAGAACCTCAACTTATGGTTTGTTTGTTCTGTGAATGTGAGGAGCAGCAATGGCATCCAGATAGGTGGACGAGAACACCCTCTCTATTGAGTGAAGCTAAGCATAAATTCCAGCAAATTCAAGAAGCCTATTCGGGTAAGTAAGTCGTCATGCCCCAACGTTCCAGTTTAATGAATTTGCCTTAGTGGTTACGTCTTTTTGTTTTATATTGCCTTGGTTTAATTCCAGTTTGTTTGTGTTGGTAGTTTTATCAGACCAGAGGAAGAGAACTCTGTACGATGCTGGGTTATATGATCCTGAAGATGAAGAGGATGaggtgggtttttttttttttcagaaaagTTGGTATTTCCTTTAATTTCTTTTCCCTTCAGTAGTTTGGTAACAGTTGAATGAAACATTGGGGTTTTCTTTTTACAGGGTTTTTCTGATTTTATGGCGGAAATGATCTCTCTCATGTCTCAAACGAGGAAAGAGGTAATACATTTGTCCTACATTTTAAATACTCAATTTTCTTTCAAAATGGCAGTAGAAAATGTTATCATGTTACATTACTACCAAAATTAGATCTTGTTTTCTAAGTGTTTGTATATTGAGGAGAAGGAACCTGATTGATTTGATCCAAAagatgaaaaatcattaaaagtatAAATCATGTTACATTTTAAGGTTCTTTTTTTGCATGATATGGTATAACATCGTTAcaaatgatgatatttgtacccCCCATCACCAAGGCCTTGATTGTTGCTTGACATAATGTTTCAAGCGCGAACAATGACCATGAGGGGAGCTGGTGGCATAGA encodes:
- the LOC108461888 gene encoding uncharacterized protein LOC108461888 isoform X2, which produces MFGLTPSSVLSFQHSFLNIWLFFCWEKKVESVMMEGEPALPSYYNVLGVKVDASIQDIKRAYRKLAMQWHPDRWTRTPSLLSEAKHKFQQIQEAYSVLSDQRKRTLYDAGLYDPEDEEDEGFSDFMAEMISLMSQTRKEEKVCSLEELQKMLWDMARGFESPSWFCGPIEEGGSSKRTKWDSSGMSDRPGGLGVTGFNMYETRSY
- the LOC108461888 gene encoding uncharacterized protein LOC108461888 isoform X1; this translates as MFGLTPSSVLSFQHSFLNIWLFFCWEKKVESVMMEGEPALPSYYNVLGVKVDASIQDIKRAYRKLAMLYKKFEEPQLMVCLFCECEEQQWHPDRWTRTPSLLSEAKHKFQQIQEAYSVLSDQRKRTLYDAGLYDPEDEEDEGFSDFMAEMISLMSQTRKEEKVCSLEELQKMLWDMARGFESPSWFCGPIEEGGSSKRTKWDSSGMSDRPGGLGVTGFNMYETRSY